ctgtacacccataaccagggccagtatacccatcaccaggttctccatacctatcaccagggtcagagaacATGTACGaatcaccagaatctgtgtgcccatcaccagagtctgtacacacataaccagggtcagtatatccatcaccagggtctccatacctatcaccagggtcagagaacATGTACGaatcaccagaatctgtgtgcccatcaccaaaGTCTGTACcgccataaccagggtcagtatatccatcaccagggtctccatacctatcaccagggtcagagtacgtatcaccagagtctgtgtgcccatcaccagggtctccatacctatcaccagagtcagagtacgtatcagcAGAGTCTGTGCCCATCAGCAGGGTCTCCAtactatcaccagggtcagagtacgtatcaccagagtctgtgtgcccatcaccagagtctgtacacccataatcagtatcagtatacccatcaccagggtctccataccatCACCAgtgtcagagtacgtatcaccagagtctgtgtgctcaTAACCatggtctgtacacccatcaccaaagtcagtatacccatcaccagggtttTAATACCTATTACCAGGGTCATTATATCCATCactagagtttgtgtgcccatcaccagggtctgaacacccataaccagggtcagttaACCCATCAcaagggtctccatacctattaccagggtcagagtacgtccTAGCAGAATTTGTGTggccatcaccagagtctgtacactcatAACCAGGGCCAGCATACCCATCACCAGCGTCTTAATACCTTTCACCAGGATAGTGTACGCATCAatagggtctgtgtgcccatcaccagggttaGTATACCTATCACAACAGTCAGTGCACCTATCATCAGGGTTTGTACATCCATTACCTGAGTCAGGTAATACTGACCCTGTTGATAAGTAAAGTGACCCTGTGATTGGCTACAGACCCttgtgatacgtacactgactctgtcgataggtatactgaccctggtgatagagAATGTGATAGATATATTTGTGATAAATGTACTTACTTTTGTGATATGTATACTGACCTTGGAGATGAGCACACAGACCCTCATGATGCGTACACTAACACGACCGTTAGGTAAACTAACTCTGGTGATAGGTAATAGGTACAATTATCATGGTGAAAGTTTACTGACCAAGGCAATGGATGTACAAACCCTGATGATAAGTGCACCGACtgttgtgatatatatatattgaccaTAATGATGGGCAAACACCCTATTGATTCGTAAACTATCCCTGGTGATAAGTATttagaccctggtgatgggtaaaCTGACCTTGGTTATGGATATACAGACCAtgatgatgggcacacagaccctagTATTACGAACACTGACCCTAGTAAAAGGTATAATGACCCAGGTGATAGGTTTACagttctggtgatacgtactctgacccttgAGATGGGTAAACTGATCCTGGTGATGGGTACACGGACCCTGGTaatacgtacactgaccctaGTGTTAGGTACTGAGAACCTGGTGATGGGCATACTGGTCCCGGTTTTaagtgtacagactctggtaaTATGtcctctgaccctggtgatgggaatactggccctggttatgagtgtacagaccctggtgatgggtatactggtcctggttatgggtatacagactgttgatgggcacacagactttAGTGATGGGTATAATGACCCTGGTGTTAGGTTTACAAACCTAGTTATACGTTTACTGACCTGGTTATGTTTATACTGATCCTGATGATatacacagactctggtgatacggagtctgaccctggtgataggtaatGAGATCCTTTTGATGGTCATACTGACCCTgtttatgggtgtacagaccccggtgttgggcacacaaactctagtGATGGGTATAATGACCCTGATGATAGgcatggagaccctggtgatgggtatactgactttGGTTACGGATGTtcagaccctggtgatgagcAAACACACTCTGGTGATACATACTCTGGCCCTGATGATaagtatggagaccctggtgatgggtataatGACCCTgattatgggtgtacagaccctgctGATGGGTATaatgaccctggttatgggtgcacagactctggtgatgagcacacagactctggtgatacgtactctgaccctggtgataggtatggagaccctggtgatgggtatactgaccctggttatgggtgtacagactctggtgatgagCACAacgactctggtgatacgtactctgaccctggtgataggtatgaagaccatggtgataggtatactgactCTAATCATGGGTGTACAGacctggtgatacgtactctgaccctggtgataggtatactgaccctggtgatgggtatacagaccctggtgatgggtgtagactctggtgatgggtgtacagactctggtgatgggtgtacagacccttgtgatgggtatacagaccctggtgatggatgtacagaccctggtgatgggtgtacagactctggtgatgggtgtacagaccctggtgatgggtgtacagactctgttgatgggtgtacagaccctggtgatggttgtacagaccctggtgatgggtctGCAGACCatggtgatgggtgtacagactctggtgatgggtctgcagaccctggtgatgggtgtacagactctggtgatgggtgtacagaccctggtgatgggtgtacagaccctgatgatgggtgtacagaccctggtgatggatgtacagaccctggtgatggttGTACAGACCAGCAGAGATCAGCACACcaactctggtgatacgtactctgaccttGGAGACCATGGTgttgggtatactgaccctggttatgtgtatacagaccctggtgataggtcatgGATAGATCTACAAGCTACAAGGGGTCAGTGACCGGTTTACCcctaaataccccccccccaaaaaaaaaatagctcaGGCCTGAGAAAAAGAAAAGCAAAATAGATATTCTCCTCTCTCCTACTTCTAGccttggatttttatttattttggactaAAGTGTTTGTAGAACCTTTTGAAAGACACAATGCATGAgataatattggtttacataaagtctttatactagcatacatgtatgtaatgaaaccatgatattttgttcaggcaTGTAGCATCGTAGCAAAGTGGGGTGGGGACAGACTCATCCAATCTTgacttgcaaaaaaaaaaacaacccaaaaataatttaataaaattgaaaatcctaatccgtgggggtaggGTGCTaagtgtacctttaacttaTTTCCTCCCTTTCATTTAAGTTTAAATCGTTTACCGATCCCgatggaaagttggttcacgcatgcgcacatcctggttatagtgcCTGGTTATAGTATATAAAAAGTAGCCTATtcttcaaccagacgctcggctgtctccgtaaatctccgatgagacagccgagcgtctggttgaacgagactagacgTCTTTCTcaccaggctgaagctagcagccactaacagcagccactaagcccgtagaagctagcagccaataaggaaattcatcaaaggactgagagtactcgaacagaaaaattttatttcacctaattatcgacatattttaattaatatcaaaatgattaatgctcaataatttgtacgagcattgGCGACTTCCAaagcagtaaagctcgcctggataagagttataaatgctTCTATGttggatagaaatgaaatacgtctatacgggtcataagttatgaaaataatgttatcctaagTGTAGACTTATTGATacaacaagttgctgtcctttaaaaaaggactacaatacatGGACCATTTGTATGGGTTTCCAACGAAAaagtgaaagccttaagattatcagagattccaccgactctagccctctgtttttaaccactaaatttgtacgttgtattacgaatacatgtatgtaaagccctgactttttatcttaGAATTTAAagattcatacttctaaaataattatgatctatctatgaatgaagtttgcatgtacagtatcaggcattcggtgaattctactatttgcgcacacattacgattcgcactactttgttaactatgcaaaaacagctttgtgtaaattaaaaatttcatattcatatgatgcatttttcttgagatttaaacttttatacagtgacataattattcaatcatacttaaatgcttaaaaaatttaatcgggaagttctctagcctcgcctactataaaagtaaagttaagttacttgtgtattcggaaaacaacaaaaaattgcaaattatgctatttgatgcatgttgtagtttcggcataacattaacttatttcataatactgatagttcatatcagatgccaaacattttttaaaaggaatactttgtttctgtactttTTACCGACaattttacaattacagcgcctttgaacttatgtgtgcatatggcacggaatctcgatcccgattcagataaacgtgtgctagcctggttccctgagctacccattacgcaagctcatgcgcaggctgaattgttcccatagcatccggtttaacctcgttatatattttctgcgtggacctcagggtccacgcaaatagaaaaactatatgcatcgtATTGAGTGATATGCAAGCGTATTGtgatataaaagaaatgataaattaaagtaaattaaaagacATAAAACGATACAAACACAATAAAAACTCAAAGCCAACTCAGTGTGGcaagataatttgtttacatcgacGTTGAACATGTGcgtgtataaaaatttatcctcgGGCCTTTTTACTCCCCCGGAAACAAcatcaatcaaaaattaaaaagatatcgtattattacgaatatgagACAGTAGAACACCGAGCATTGTGGTTTTATTCTCATAAGTAAATTATTATATGTCGCAGTCAAAACAGCGAAAATCATCAGGTGAAATTGGGATTATTTTGTATcggccatgttttgacgtgaaccttcgaataCAACATTGACAATGAAAAGGGTcaggttagctcacccgaactttgtcatattttagcatttcacaatgatataggggttaaaagtggcccattatcttccttatctttgaagtgtgcatcaaacgaataacagggtagtgtagggggcatatggggctaatatttcccggtctcagagttgggctgtaggggtaccaccaagtggctcccaggggttctggctcatttcagggatttatatctcacttgagattggccacaggaacttgcaaacacttggattaagtagaggacctcaagaggtattcataataagcgttagagggcacctatgacccctacaagggttcggttagctcacccgaactttgtcatattttagcatttcacaatgatataggggttaaaagtggccaattatcttccttatctttgaagtgtgcatcaaacgaataacagggtagtgtagggggcatatggggctaatatttcccggtctcagatttgggctgtaggggtaccaccaagtggctcccaggggttctggctcatttcagggatttatatctcacttgagattggccacaggaacttgcaaacacttggattaagtagaggacctcaagaggtattcataataagcgttagagggcacctatgacccctacaagggttcggttagctcacccgaactttgtcatattttagcatttcacaatgatataggggttaaaagtggcccattatcttccttatctttaaagtgtgcatcaaacgaataacaaggtagtgtagggggcatatggggctaatatttcccggtctcagatttgggctgtaggggtaccaccaagtggctcccaggggttctggctcatttcagggatttatatctcacttgagattggccacaatttgagaccgggaaataatagccccataggtcccctacactgccctggtatccgtttaatgcacacttcaaagataaaagagataatggcccGCCGCTCACCCATATAGcagtgtgaaatgctaaaatatgacaaagttcgggtgagatAAAccgacccttgcaggggtcataggtgccctctaacgcttattatgaatacctcttgaggccctctacctaatcccagtgttatcaagttcttgtggtcgatctcaagtgagatataaacccctgaaatgagccagaacccctgggagccacttggtggtacccctacagcccaaatctgagaccgggaaataatagccccatatgccccctacactaccctgttattcgtttgatgcacacttcaaagataaggaagataatggaccacttttaacccctatatcattgtgaaatgctaaaatatgacaaagtttgggtgagctaactggacccttgcaggggtcataggtgccctctatcgcttattatgaatacctattGAGGTCGTCTACCTAATCCTagtgttatcaagttcttgtggtcaatctcaagtgagatataaatccctgaaatgagccagaacccctgggagccacttggtggtacccctacagcccaaatctgagacctggaaataatagccccatatgccccctacactaccctgttattcgtttgatgcacacttcaaagataaggaagataatggaccacttttaacccctatatcattgtgaaatgctaaaatatgacaaagtttgggtgagctaactggacccttgcaggggtcataggtgccctctatcgcttattatgaatacctattGAGGTCGTCTACCTAATCCTagtgttatcaagttcttgtggtcaatctcaagtgagatataaatccctgaaatgagccagaacccctgggagccacttggtggtacccctacagcccaaatctgagaccgggaaataatagccccatatgccccctacactaccctgttattcgtttgatgcacacttcaaagataaggaagataatggaccacttttaacccctatatcattgtgaaatgctaaaatatgacaaagtttgggtgagctaactggacccttgcaggggtcataggtgccctctatcgcttattatgaatacctattGAGGTTGTCTACCTAATCCTagtgttatcaagttcttgtggtcaatctcaagtgagatataaatccctgaaatgagccagaacccctgggagccacttggtggtacccctacagcccaaatttgaaaccgggaaataatagccccatagatcccctacactgccctggtatccgtttaatgcacacttcaaagataaaagagataatggcccGCCGCTCACCCATATAGcagtgtgaaatgctaaaatatgacaaagttcgggtgagctaaaccgacccttgcaggggtcataggtgccctctaacgcttattatgaatacctcttgaggccctctacctaatcccagtgttatcaagttcttgtggtcgatctcaagtgagatataaacccctgaaatgagccagaacccctgggagccacttggtggtacccctacagcccaaatctgagaccgggaaataatagccccatatgccccctacactaccctgttattcgtttgatgcacacttcaaagataaggaagataatggaccacttttaacccctatatcattgtgaaatgctaaaatatgacaaagtttgggtgagctaactggacccttgcaggggtcataggtgccctctatcgcttattatgaatacctattGAGGTCGTCTACCTAATCCTagtgttatcaagttcttgtggtcaatctcaagtgagatataaatccctgaaatgagccagaacccctgggagccacttggtggtacccctacagcccaaatctgagaccgggaaataatagccccatatgccccctacactaccctgttattcgtttgatgcacacttcaaagataaggaagataatggaccacttttaacccctatatcattgtgaaatgctaaaatatgacaaagtttgggtgagctaactggacccttgcaggggtcataggtgccctctatcgcttattatgaatacctattGAGGTCGTCTACCTAATCCTagtgttatcaagttcttgtggtcaatctcaagtgagatataaatccctgaaatgagccagaacccctgggagccacttggtggtacccctacagcccaaatttgaaaccgggaaataatagccccatagatcccctacactgccctggtatccgtttaatgcacacttcaaagataaaagagataatggcccGCCGCTCACCCATATAGcagtgtgaaatgctaaaatatgacaaagttcgggtgagctaaaccgacccttgcaggggtcataggtgccctctaacgcttattatgaatacctcttgaggccctctacctaatcccagtgttatcaagttcttgtggtcgatctcaagtgagatataaacccctgaaatgagccagaacccctgggagccacttggtggtacccctacagcccaaatctgagaccgggaaataatagccccatatgccccctacactaccctgttattcgtttgatgcacacttcaaagataaggaagataatggaccacttttaacccctatatcattgtgaaatgctaaaatatgacaaagtttgggtgagctaactggacccttgcaggggtcataggtgccctctatcgcttattatgaatacctattGAGGTCGTCTACCTAATCCTagtgttatcaagttcttgtggtcaatctcaagtgagatataaatccctgaaatgagccagaacccctgggagccacttggtggtacccctacagcccaaatctgagaccgggaaataatagccccatatgccccctacactaccctgttattcgtttgatgcacacttcaaagataaggaagataatggaccacttttaacccctatatcattgtgaaatgctaaaatatgacaaagtttgggtgagctaactggacccttgcaggggtcataggtgccctctatcgcttattatgaatacctattGAGGTCGTCTACCTAATCCTagtgttatcaagttcttgtggtcaatctcaagtgagatataaatccctgaaatgagccagaacccctgggagccacttggtggtacccctacagcccaaatttgaaaccgggaaataatagccccatagatcccctacactgccctggtatccgtttaatgcacacttcaaagataaaagagataatggcccGCCGCTCACCCATATAGcagtgtgaaatgctaaaatatgacaaagttcgggtgagctaaaccgacccttgcaggggtcataggtgccctctaacgcttattatgaatacctcttgaggccctctacctaatcccagtgttatcaagttcttgtggtcgatctcaagtgagatataaacccctgaaatgagccagaacccctgggagccacttggtggtacccctacagcccaaatctgagaccgggaaataatagccccatatgccccctacactaccctgttattcgtttgatgcacacttcaaagataaggaagataatggaccacttttaacccctatatcattgtgaaatgctaaaatatgacaaagtttgggtgagctaactggacccttgcaggggtcataggtgccctctatcgcttattatgaatacctattGAGGTCGTCTACCTAATCCTagtgttatcaagttcttgtggtcaatctcaagtgagatataaatccctgaaatgagccagaacccctgggagccacttggtggtacccctacagcccaaatctgagaccgggaaataatagccccatatgccccctacactaccctgttattcgtttgatgcacacttcaaagataaggaagataatggaccacttttaacccctatatcattgtgaaatgctaaaatatgacaaagtttgggtgagctaactggacccttgcaggggtcataggtgccctctatcgcttattatgaatacctattGAGGTCGTCTACCTAATCCTagtgttatcaagttcttgtggtcaatctcaagtgagatataaatccctgaaatgagccagaacccctgggagccacttggtggtacccctacagcccaaatttgaaaccgggaaataatagccccataggtcccctacactgccctggtatccgtttaatgcacacttcaaagataaaagagataatggcccGCCGCTCACCCATATAGcagtgtgaaatgctaaaatatgacaaagttcgggtgagctaaaccgacccttgcaggggtcataggtgccctctaacgcttattatgaatacctcttgaggccctctacctaatcccagtgttatcaagttcttgtggtcgatctcaagtgagatataaacccctgaaatgagccagaacccctgggagccacttggtggtacccctacagcccaaatctgagaccgggaaataatagccccatatgccccctacactaccctgttattcgtttgatgcacacttcaaagataaggaagataatggaccacttttaacccctatatcattgtgaaatgctaaaatatgacaaagtttgggtgagctaactggacccttgcaggggtcataggtgccctctatcgcttattatgaatacctattGAGGTCGTCTACCTAATCCTagtgttatcaagttcttgtggtcaatctcaagtgagatataaatccctgaaatgagccagaacccctgggagccacttggtggtacccctacagcccaaatctgagaccgggaaataatagccccatatgccccctacactaccctgttattcgtttgatgcacacttcaaagataaggaagataatggaccacttttaacccctatatcattgtgaaatgctaaaatatgacaaagtttgggtgagctaactggacccttgcaggggtcataggtgccctctatcgcttattatgaatacctattGAGGTCGTCTACCTAATCCTagtgttatcaagttcttgtggtcaatctcaagtgagatataaatccctgaaatgagccagaacccctgggagccacttggtggtacccctacagcccaaatttgaaaccgggaaataatagccccataggtcccctacactgccctggtatccgtttaatgcacacttcaaagataaaagagataatggcccGCCGCTCACCCATATAGcagtgtgaaatgctaaaatatgacaaagttcgggtgagctaaaccGACCCTTTTCATTGTCAATGTTGtattcgaaggttcacgtcaaaacatggctgagacaAAATAATCCCAATTTTACCTGATGATTTTCGCTGTTTTTGACTGCtacatatgataatttttttatgagaataaaatcacaatactGGGTGTTCTATTGTCTCATATTTGTAATAATacgatgtctttttaatttttaatctctTTATAcgatgtatatagtttttctatttgcatcaataagactacacttaggataacataattttcataacttatgacCTGTATAaacgtatttcatttttatccagcaaagacgcatttataactcttatccaggcgagctttactgcttCGGAAGTCGCcaatgctcgtacaaattattgagcattaatcattttgatattaattaaaatatgtcgataattaagtaaaataaaaacttttgttcgagtactctcagtactttgatgaatttccttattggctgctagcttctacggtcttagtggctgctgttagtggctgctagcttcagcctggtgTCTTTCTCTTTaaggttgcacaacactattaaatTCCCCTATATAATCTTACCAAACCCACTCACCTTTAGACTGCTCTCACTCAGGTAAAACAAATTTCCCAGACGTTTCTTTTTCACATGTTAAAGTACTATTCTTACTGTACATTTCAGTACCAAAAAATACCTACCCATCCACaaaggcgtgagactttgtttacatcTAAGTCAAGCAGGTGCTTGAAAACCATGCCTGGAGCCAAATCACCCCactctgtatgaaaaaaaattaaaaatatttcttggcctcctcaattttttttaagcatatcATCTGAAG
The nucleotide sequence above comes from Magallana gigas chromosome 2, xbMagGiga1.1, whole genome shotgun sequence. Encoded proteins:
- the LOC136271547 gene encoding uncharacterized protein, with product MGKLILVMGTRTLVIRTLTLVLGTENLVMGILVPVLSVQTLVICPLTLVMGILALVMSVQTLVMGILVLTLVIRSLTLVIGNEILLMVILTLFMGVQTPVLGTQTLVMGIMTLMIGMETLVMGILTLVTDVQTLVMSKHTLVIHTLALMISMETLVMGIMTLIMGVQTLLMGIMTLVMGAQTLVMSTQTLVIRTLTLVIGMETLVMGILTLVMGVQTLVMSTTTLVIRTLTLVIGMKTMVIGILTLIMGVQTW